A window of Sphingobacterium sp. SRCM116780 contains these coding sequences:
- a CDS encoding DUF2892 domain-containing protein: MSTLVDKAISKIKSKIDEDCENGKIETSERILSVVAGGFILGAGVKYLFKHPLTALSGLSLGGALVYRGVTGKCAIKKAIEDDSEQLEMIERRYFVKKD, encoded by the coding sequence ATGAGTACATTAGTAGATAAAGCAATAAGCAAAATAAAAAGTAAAATAGATGAAGATTGTGAAAATGGAAAGATCGAAACTTCAGAACGTATACTCTCTGTTGTTGCAGGCGGATTTATCTTAGGAGCTGGTGTTAAATATTTATTTAAACACCCACTTACAGCGCTATCGGGATTATCATTAGGAGGCGCCCTTGTTTATCGCGGTGTGACAGGTAAATGTGCGATTAAAAAAGCAATTGAAGATGATTCGGAACAGCTTGAAATGATTGAACGTCGCTATTTTGTAAAAAAGGATTAG
- a CDS encoding DEAD/DEAH box helicase, giving the protein MKFTEFGLAPLLEEGLDSMGYLDATPIQEQAIPVVLQQKDLIACAQTGTGKTASYLLPVLHKIAVEQADYINTLILVPTRELALQIDQQIMGLGYFTGATSIAVYGGGNGMDYEQQRIAIKEGANIIVATPGRLIAHLSSGKIHFNKVKHFILDEADRMLDMGFNEDIMKIISFLPEKRQNLLFSATMPPKIRTLAKNILHEPEEINIALSKPSEGINQQAYLVYDDQKIALIKHILSDPKYSSTIVFASKKEFVKRLTSELHKNGIAAEAFHSDLEQVQREDVMNRFKAKQINVLIGTDVISRGIDVVGISLVINFDVPPDPEDYIHRVGRTARAATTGTAITFINPKDQQRFARIEELIGDHVEKIPLPEGFSEGPVYSPKSFSDHKKPKRKKKNFKKFVKKVE; this is encoded by the coding sequence TTGAAATTCACAGAATTTGGTTTAGCACCTTTGTTGGAAGAGGGCTTAGATAGCATGGGATATTTGGATGCAACACCTATACAAGAACAGGCTATACCCGTAGTTCTCCAACAAAAAGATTTGATAGCCTGTGCACAAACAGGAACAGGAAAGACAGCATCTTATTTATTACCTGTCTTACACAAAATAGCCGTTGAACAGGCTGATTATATCAATACCTTAATTTTAGTTCCTACGCGAGAATTAGCCTTGCAGATTGATCAACAGATCATGGGCTTAGGTTATTTTACTGGTGCGACTTCTATTGCCGTATATGGAGGAGGAAACGGAATGGACTATGAACAACAACGGATAGCAATTAAAGAAGGTGCAAACATCATCGTAGCGACTCCTGGACGCTTAATCGCACATTTATCTTCTGGGAAAATTCATTTTAATAAAGTGAAACACTTTATTTTGGATGAAGCCGACAGAATGTTAGATATGGGCTTTAACGAAGATATCATGAAAATTATTAGTTTTTTACCTGAAAAAAGGCAAAACCTACTGTTTTCTGCAACAATGCCCCCTAAAATTAGAACATTAGCAAAAAATATCTTACACGAGCCTGAAGAAATAAATATTGCATTATCTAAACCGTCTGAAGGAATAAATCAACAAGCCTATTTGGTTTATGATGATCAAAAGATTGCGTTGATCAAGCATATTTTATCCGATCCAAAATACAGCAGTACGATCGTTTTTGCTTCAAAAAAGGAATTTGTTAAAAGATTGACGAGTGAGTTGCATAAGAATGGAATCGCTGCAGAAGCCTTTCATTCAGACTTGGAACAAGTACAACGGGAAGATGTCATGAATCGTTTTAAAGCAAAACAAATCAATGTTTTAATTGGTACCGATGTGATTTCTCGTGGTATCGATGTCGTAGGCATTAGTCTGGTCATTAATTTTGATGTACCCCCAGATCCCGAAGACTATATTCATCGCGTAGGACGAACAGCCCGTGCAGCAACAACTGGTACAGCCATCACATTTATTAATCCGAAAGATCAACAACGTTTCGCAAGGATAGAAGAGCTGATCGGAGATCATGTTGAAAAGATCCCC